From a single Pempheris klunzingeri isolate RE-2024b chromosome 2, fPemKlu1.hap1, whole genome shotgun sequence genomic region:
- the fam83d gene encoding protein FAM83D: MALSQLLDDSPLRVDPKQSRADELNLQEVYNERHRLALEELLSGGLDTFLDFLQKERIPNFLSDDEIQRIRSAAVAPPCASLHGGEDQALEQSLSSSLDCSSVTYFPEVSDVEPPLLEIGWPAFTTGSYRGVTRAVAHFQPSYGECIYSCKEAARRMIKSAREVIAIVTDSLTDLDIFKDLQEACTHRGVPVYILLDQSCAPAFLKMCRNVGVRLDDLRQMRVRTITGTTYYMRSGARITGEVHERFMLIDGNRVATGSYRFNWTDGKLNSSNLIELSGQITEKFDEEFRILYAQSLPINTRGPPSVRNSGIYDHLLIKHPVASSPHLARERPVEPVCLTSTPSRKKPQTLAAQPPCEPLTPGRLKTSPPSDSSTLGEDWMEQRHMQEEILAGSTTRRFPADEPAEKEPVTQRSVSCHAATQTSLSVTDSDTQTDVQHTQHPTLPAPTSSGPIQATSPGQTSPTQAAPDGTFKDCFHKLTKERQYHYSTMRSKLEHMVTALSQRRELADVTNMTQGPGAHSRQGAHKDCGQEPNPRLLVESAGMGTWPRARCVH; this comes from the exons ATGGCTCTGTCGCAGCTTTTGGACGACTCACCTCTCAGGGTGGATCCAAAACAGAGCAGGGCCGACGAGCTGAACCTGCAGGAGGTGTACAACGAGAGGCACCGGCTGgccctggaggagctgctgtccGGAGGGCTCGACACCTTCCTGGACTTCCTCCAGAAGGAGCGGATCCCCAACTTTCTGTCTGACGACGAGATCCAGCGGATCAGGAGCGCCGCCGTGGCCCCGCCGTGCGCGTCCCTCCACGGGGGGGAGGACCAGGCGCTGGAGCAGTCTCTCAGCAGCTCCCTGGACTGCTCCTCCGTCACTTACTTCCCCGAGGTGTCGGACGTGGAGCCGCCGCTGCTGGAGATCGGGTGGCCCGCCTTCACCACCGGCTCCTACCGGGGAGTCACACGGGCCGTGGCGCACTTCCAGCCCAGCTACGGGGAGTGCATATATAGCTGCAAGGAGGCGGCGAGGCGTATGATTAAAAGTGCCAGAGAG GTGATTGCCATAGTTACAGACTCCCTGACAGACCTGGATATCTTTAAGGATCTTCAGGAGGCGTGCACCCATCGCGGAGTCCCCGTCTACATCCTGCTGGACCAGTCGTGCGCCCCTGCTTTCCTCAAGATGTGCAGAAATGTTGGCGTTCGCTTGGATGACCTTCGG CAAATGAGAGTGCGAACCATAACTGGTACCACTTATTACATGAGATCAGGAGCGAGGATTACCGGGGAGGTTCATGAGAGGTTCATGCTGATTGATGGGAACAGAGTGGCTACAGGTTCTTACAG GTTCAACTGGACTGATGGAAAACTAAACAGCAGCAACCTCATCGAGCTTTCTGGTCAGATTACGGAGAAATTTGACGAGGAGTTCCGCATCCTCTACGCCCAGTCTCTGCCTATAAACACTCGAGGACCTCCAAGTGTCCGAAACAGCGGCATCTACGATCACCTCCTCATCAAACACCCAGTCGCCTCCTCCCCTCACCTGGCCAGAGAGAGGCCCGTGGAGCCGGTGTGCCTGACCAGCACACCCAGCCGCAAGAAGCCCCAAACCTTAGCCGCCCAGCCCCCGTGTGAACCCTTGACCCCAGGACGCCTTAAAACCAGCCCGCCGTCGGACTCCTCCACCTTAGGTGAGGACTGGATGGAGCAGCGGCACATGCAGGAGGAGATCCTGGCTGGCAGCACGACTCGGCGTTTCCCTGCAGATGAGCCAGCAGAGAAAGAGCCGGTGACCCAGAGAAGCGTCTCCTGCCACGCAGCCACTCAGACCAGCCTGTCGGTGACGGACAGCGACACCCAGACTGACGTCCAGCACACGCAGCACCCCACCCTCCCCGCACCGACGAGCTCGGGGCCGATCCAGGCCACCTCTCCCGGGCAGACCTCGCCCACCCAGGCGGCTCCAGATGGTACCTTCAAGGACTGCTTCCACAAGCTGACCAAAGAGCGCCAGTACCACTACTCCACCATGCGCTCCAAGCTGGAGCACATGGTGACCGCGCTGTCCCAGAGGCGAGAGCTAGCGGACGTCACCAACATGACTCAGGGGCCTGGCGCTCACAGCAGGCAGGGCGCACACAAAGACTGTGGGCAGGAACCAAACCCCAGACTGCTTGTTGAAAGTGCGGGCATGGGCACGTGGCCAAGAGCCAGATGTGTACACTAG
- the zhx3a gene encoding zinc fingers and homeoboxes protein 3, whose amino-acid sequence MASKRKSSVPCMIPSKSKHVREEIILGSLPDLLPTIPEDSILSISGEESGHFSNSSSKSESGMEMQKGGTYSCPKCRFESRDLNYFLDHMHNCHLDFRAQPTFYCLNCAVSVVRFEALALHNANAHPKIMEGLVTASLTVNQRDGVTTVEQSLFTDSGEDYRESGISLTKTPIAKMMKAKGEHKKIVVSHTVEVRKIDTGKDVDPNMLTNVPELQNGAPSVSAAPAMPRTTVTHVITTTVSNQVFHQHTPSLYSPPSSDSNKDLPKVMIPLSSIPTYDAAMDTSSFLKTSFGKFPYPTKAELCYLTVVSEFPEEQIKLWFTAQRLKQGISWSPEEIEEARRKMFNTVFQGGAPQKQPATQRHVNHIVTHHTVNAHPGSKGPNFQMAKVPYGGIKTRPVGVIATQASMSTNPHVTRVSYSTPIVPPRFPSTVRTTTKVLTKNTQPTVEPDKSNGLGLDMAGSSGCVSSTSSSRSSSSSSSCSSSSSISSYSSSSNGGETVTRKPVHNSSPTNSINSITTCSANISNNDEHCVAATNGKPNVKSNSLPTGLESSNSTKSQVIIDNTSKSNVTCNNHNSGVISPQEQAHAANPDDERNNYVHKTNNNSISNETPSTTCNDSVPDLNHASKSPTESTSTTVITKSSSSGSDEGKGSKDFPIKGMSILQQLIKEEDPFARDRICPELKVDPIKISFKRLKMNEPETTSEMVHQEHKTETTEVSASQPSFSPPWSNKTPQQQHILRQVFSNTRWPSSQQYEDLSVQTGLPKSEVVRWFSDSRYSHKNGQLKWLETYQRPAADSEEPKGPGDADPESPKDSPAAKKKLVEQDMNKHLEAEAGLNSGQRGVWQDSYSPLLGLMGAEGSGERGRAEESAQPGVLQDPWSERAEDHQQPVASQSLIDQQTDANQARDRLRMELLEV is encoded by the exons ATGGCCAGCAAGAGGAAATCCTCAGTACCCTGCATGATACCATCCAAATCCAAACATGTGCGTGAGGAAATCATACTGGGCTCGCTACCAGATCTCCTACCAACAATCCCAGAAGATAGCATACTCAGCATCTCTGGAGAAGAGTCTGGCCATTTCTCTAACAGCTCCTCCAAATCCGAAAGTGGCATGGAGATGCAGAAAGGAGGTACATACAGCTGTCCAAAGTGCCGTTTTGAGTCCAGAGATCTAAACTACTTTTTGGATCACATGCACAACTGCCACTTAGACTTCAGGGCCCAGCCCACCTTCTACTGCCTGAACTGTGCGGTGTCAGTCGTCCGCTTTGAGGCTCTGGCTCTGCATAACGCTAACGCCCACCCTAAGATAATGGAGGGCCTGGTCACAGCCTCCCTAACTGTCAACCAGAGGGACGGAGTAACGACAGTGGAGCAAAGCCTCTTCACGGACAGCGGAGAAGACTACAGAGAATCTGGGATCTCCCTCACCAAAACACCCATTGCAAAGATGATGAAAGCCAAGGGGGAGCACAAAAAGATTGTGGTTTCTCACACCGTGGAGGTACGGAAGATAGACACTGGAAAGGATGTAGATCCCAACATGCTGACAAATGTGCCTGAACTCCAAAACGGGGCTCCCAGTGTTTCTGCCGCCCCAGCTATGCCGAGGACCACTGTCACTCATGTGATTACGACGACAGTGTCCAACCAAGTCTTTCACCAGCACACTCCCTCCCTTtactctcccccctcctctgatTCCAATAAAGACCTTCCAAAGGTGATGATCCCTCTCAGCAGCATCCCCACATACGATGCCGCCATGGACACCAGCAGCTTTCTCAAAACATCCTTTGGCAAGTTCCCCTACCCGACCAAAGCCGAGCTCTGCTACCTAACGGTGGTCTCAGAGTTCCCCGAAGAGCAGATCAAACTGTGGTTTACTGCCCAAAGGCTCAAGCAGGGCATAAGCTGGTCTCCTGAAGAGATCGAAGAGGCCAGGAGGAAGATGTTCAACACTGTGTTCCAGGGTGGAGCACCTCAAAAGCAACCCGCTACACAACGACACGTCAATCACATTGTAACCCACCACACTGTCAACGCCCATCCAGGCTCAAAAGGACCAAACTTTCAGATGGCCAAAGTTCCCTACGGCGGTATCAAAACCAGGCCTGTTGGAGTCATAGCCACACAGGCAAGCATGTCAACCAACCCCCACGTCACCAGGGTCTCGTATTCTACTCCAATCGTCCCCCCGAGGTTTCCATCCACAgtcagaacaacaacaaaggtaCTGACCAAGAATACTCAACCCACTGTGGAGCCAGACAAGAGCAACGGCCTCGGCCTGGACATGGCTGGAAGCAGCGGTTGTGTCAGTAGCACCAGCAGCAGTCgaagcagcagtagcagcagtagttgcagtagtagcagcagcatcagcagctatTCCAGCAGTAGTAATGGTGGTGAGACTGTCACCAGGAAACCGGTGCACAACAGCAGCCCGACcaacagcatcaacagcatCACCACTTGCTCTGCCAACATTAGCAATAATGATGAGCACTGTGTCGCTGCCACCAACGGGAAGCCAAATGTCAAAAGCAACAGTTTACCAACCGGATTGGAAAGTTCAAACAGTACTAAGAGTCAAGTGATCATCGACAACACCAGCAAATCCAACGTCACCTGTAACAATCACAACAGCGGCGTCATCAGCCCACAAGAGCAGGCCCACGCTGCAAACCCCGACGACGAGCGCAACAACTACGTCCACAAGACCAACAATAACAGTATTAGCAATGAAACCCCTAGTACTACCTGTAATGACAGTGTCCCAGACCTGAACCATGCCAGCAAATCCCCAACTGAAAGCACCAGCACCACTGTCATTACAAAAAGCAGCTCATCTGGTTCAGATGAAGGTAAAGGCAGCAAGGACTTTCCCATCAAAGGCATGTCAATCCTACAGCAACTCATCAAGGAGGAGGACCCGTTTGCCCGGGACAGAATCTGCCCAGAGCTCAAAGTGGACCCCATCAAGATCAGCTTCAAGAGgctgaagatgaatgagccgGAGACTACATCTGAGATGGTGCATCAAGAACACAAGACCGAGACGACCGAGGTGTCTGCTTCTCAGCCGTCGTTCTCACCCCCCTGGAGCAACAAGaccccccagcagcagcacatcctcCGACAGGTTTTCTCCAACACCCGCTGGCCCAGCAGTCAGCAGTATGAGGACTTAAGCGTCCAGACGGGCCTCCCCAAGTCAGAGGTGGTGCGCTGGTTCAGCGACAGTCGGTACAGCCACAAGAACGGGCAGCTGAAGTGGCTGGAGACCTACCAACGACCTGCTGCGGATTCAGAGGAACCGAAGGGCCCCGGAGACGCCGACCCCGAGTCACCGAAGGACTCTCCAGCGGCCAAAAAGAAACTTGTTGAGCAAGACATGAACAAGCACCTTGAAGCAGAGGCGGGATTGAACTCAGGGCAGCGGGGCGTGTGGCAGGATTCATACTCGCCGCTGCTGGGTCTGATGGGGGCCGAGGGGAGCGGCGAGAGAGGCCGAGCCGAGGAGTCAGCGCAGCCGGGAGTCCTGCAGGATCCCTGGTCAGAGCGGGCGGAGGACCACCAGCAGCCGGTGGCCAGTCAGTCACTCATTGATCAACAGACTGATGCCAATCAGGCCAG GGATCGCCTGAGgatggagctgctggaggtgtgA